From Apium graveolens cultivar Ventura chromosome 9, ASM990537v1, whole genome shotgun sequence, the proteins below share one genomic window:
- the LOC141686905 gene encoding homeobox-leucine zipper protein ROC7-like, with the protein MDSANRDKNRNFSADTDMDPADGKETQKPSSLMDITEDTKTIELPKKAKDVNWTAYENFKSALKCFPSTKQSGEAIQHVFDSLPSAKTETENSSISRSVPVAADVLLCMMLDTKLWALSLFPIVQLVSSNVPPHIFQQMKADKRIKEIFMINADFQLPTPLVQRQNFNFYRFVKEVNANTWVMFDISTDYFMHSPDGSMGQNLWKRRSGVIVERSNDCSKDCMVFWVENVQSPAINLQDDNSALINSKGGMSANRWLSTLIWWFKRSQSSFTSNKINVNAQNLLLTLTVKMKMVFLDIVNVTPDDKKWVTLSNDDNIRVMRSRDDTVNVPGTHSYIAVTTFQLNTTPSEAYNFLTSHLVEIQWPMELFLPLSFREREELINYESDSNHITLLKRSGNEFSEKPDENEYLLQEASKDDLCSYVIAAPMTKRDVYSSLFFGSEGDGILQPAGFSILPENTNFQSSLVTIAVWQPVDVFKTENDAIQPMKFAITCMIQDLQRELDDLLLSAETGDSE; encoded by the exons ATGGATTCTGCAAATAGAGATAAAAACCGGAATTTTTCTGCTGACACTGATATGGATCCTGCCGACGGAAAAGAAACCCAGAAGCCATCTAGTTTGATGGACATCACTGAGGACACTAAGACTATCGAGTTACCCAAGAAAGCAAAGGATGTCAATTGGACAGCTTATGAAAACTTCAAGTCAGCCTTGAAATGTTTCCCTTCTACTAAGCAATCAGGAGAGGCAattcaacatgtttttgataGCCTCCCTTCAGCTAAGACGGAAACTGAAAATTCTAGCATTAGCAGAAGTGTTCCTGTTGCTGCAGATGTTTTGCTTTGTATGATGTTAGATACG AAATTATGGGCTTTGTCTCTGTTCCCCATTGTGCAGCTTGTATCTTCTAATGTTCCGCCTCATATCTTTCAGCAGATGAAGGCTGATAAAAGAATTAAAGAGATTTTTATG ATAAATGCAGATTTCCAGCTGCCAACACCCTTGGTTCAGAGACAGAATTTCAATTTCTATAGATTTGTAAAGGAGGTTAATGCGAATACGTGGGTCATGTTTGACATATCAACAGATTATTTCATGCATAGCCCTGATGGTTCAATGGGACAGAATTTATGGAAGCGTCGATCAGGGGTGATAGTCGAAAGGTCAAATGACTGCTCCAAAGACTGCATG GTTTTTTGGGTCGAAAATGTACAATCACCTGCAATCAATCTGCAAGATGATAATTCTGCTCTGATAAACTCGAAAGGGGGAATGTCCGCAAACCGTTGGCTGAGCACATTGATATGGTGGTTTAAGCGAAGTCAAAGCAGTTTCACTAGCAATAAGATAAATGTGAATG CTCAGAATCTATTGCTGACTTTGACTGTGAAGATGAAGATGGTTTTTCTAGACATTGTTAATGTAACTCCTGATGACAAAAAATGGGTTACATTGTCGAATGATGACAATATCAGGGTTATGAGAAGTAGAGATGATACTGTTAACGTTCCTGGCACACACTCTTACATTGCTGTGACTACCTTCCAACTCAATACAACCCCATCTGAAGCTTATAATTTCCTTACAAGTCATCTTGTAGAGATACAG TGGCCAATGGAACTGTTTCTACCACTGAGTTTCAGGGAACGAGAAGAGCTGATAAACTATGAATCAGACAGTAATCATATTACTCTACTAAAGAGAAGCGGGAATGAGTTCTCAGAGAAACCAGAT GAAAATGAATATCTACTTCAAGAAGCTTCAAAGGATGATTTATGTAGCTATGTTATAGCAGCACCAATGACCAAAAGAGATGTTTATTCCAGTCTTTTTTTTGGTTCAGAGGGAGATGGAATACTACAGCCTGCTGGTTTTTCCATATTACCTGAAAATACCAACTTCCAATCCTCGCTGGTAACCATTGCTGTGTGGCAACCAGTTGATGTGTTTAAAACTGAGAACGATGCCATCCAGCCTATGAAATTTGCCATTACTTGCATGATTCAGGACTTGCAGAGAGAATTGG ATGATTTGCTGCTGAGTGCTGAGACGGGCGACAGTGAATAA